One window from the genome of Emys orbicularis isolate rEmyOrb1 chromosome 22, rEmyOrb1.hap1, whole genome shotgun sequence encodes:
- the RNF223 gene encoding RING finger protein 223: protein MESSALLLPSQIMGSGTWGSVMSCFPQMRRTETPDSPTSPVPAAPDEIPIPISPIIVTSPTDGRKLSSPTSSLASPKPTSPIECSICFNTYDNSFKTPKLLRCSHVFCLECVARLTSALPQPRVEDQLPCPLCRQLTEIPLEGPPALQTSQELLSTLPAEYQREKVVWMEGSKLCCRQSSQDPEDPDACICLDVAMSKPNPPVTPTEGMAGRLSRCAMCDDWKRIVLLSALVIILLCIILWPVQCALKTGNLRCFTRTVTFTRPNPVPFTYTTPPAPGTSPPSR from the exons ATGGAGTCTTCTGCTCTTCTCCTCCCTTCTCAGATTATGGGAAGCGGCACTTGGG GGTCGGTCATGTCGTGCTTCCCCCAAATGCGGCGCACCGAGACGCCAGATTCCCCCACCAGCCCCGTTCCTGCCGCTCCGGATGAAATCCCCATTCCTATTAGCCCCATCATAGTCACCTCCCCCACTGACGGCAGGAAGCTCAGCTCCCCGACGTCCAGTCTTGCCTCCCCCAAACCTACCTCCCCCATCGAGTGCTCCATTTGCTTCAACACCTATGACAACAGCTTCAAGACACCCAAGCTGCTCCGGTGCTCGCATGTCTTCTGTCTGGAATGCGTGGCCCGCTTGACCTCggcactgccccagccccgcgTTGAGGaccagctgccctgccccctctgcagaCAGCTCACAGAGATCCCCCTTGAGGGCCCTCCGGCTCTCCAgaccagccaggagctcctgtcCACCCTGCCCGCCGAATACCAACGGGAGAAGGTGGTGTGGATGGAAGGCAGCAAGCTGTGCTGCAGGCAGTCATCCCAGGACCCAGAAGATCCCGACGCATGCATCTGCCTCGATGTGGCCATGAGCAAGCCCAATCCCCCCGTGACGCCGACAGAGGGCATGGCTGGGAGGCTGTCCCGCTGTGCCATGTGCGACGACTGGAAACGCATCGTCCTCCTCTCGGCCCTGGTCATCATTCTGCTGTGCATCATTCTGTGGCCGGTGCAGTGTGCCCTGAAAACTGGGAACCTCCGCTGCTTCACAAGGACGGTTACGTTCACCAGGCCAAACCCTGTTCCATTTACATATACAACCCCGCCAGCGCCCGGGACCAGCCCACCCTCGCGCTAG